TGAGAAACCGACATGAAGAGAAGCGGCGAAGGCCAAGGGACCGAGAGGACAGTGAGGAGCAAGGCCAACATCGTATGCTCTGATACACATTCAGTTTTCAGTCCCAAATCAGGAAAAACAGGCACAACTCACTCAGCCATGATAGCGatcttttttgtttcaGAGATACCGCCTGCGTGAGCAATGTCAGGCTGGATAAGGTCGATACAGCCGGCTTCAAGATATGGTCGGACATCGAGGCGAGTGAAAAGTCGCTCTCCGAGCTAAACAGCAAGGGTTAGTCTAGGACAGGGTTGCCCGAGCAAGTCGGCTTACAGCAATGGGAATGTTGGTCTTGTTATACAAGTCTTTGAGCTCGTTGACATGCCCTGGCAAAAGAGGCTCTTCAATGAAGAAAGGTCTGTGGGGCTCGAGGCCAGCAGCAAGCTGCTTTGCCATGCCTTTATGCACTCGGCCATGGAAATCACTAGATTCAATTAATTCCGTTACTCATCCAAGCACACACACACTTACAGTCCAGCATCGATGCCAATGGCCTTCACTTCTGCCAGTCTCTTTACAGTATCATCAAGGGCATGGGGGGAATCGAGCCAGCCAATTGATTCGGTCGCTGTATTATTATCAGCATCTTTCAATCGGATAAATCCCACATAAGGACCGaccattcatcttcacaaAGCGGAATCCCTGTTCTTTCCTAACCTTGGCTTGTTCAGCTACGTCAGAGGGCCTGTCACCACCGCTGTGGAGAGACTCATTAGCtaaatcatcttcaaaactCAGAAGAACTTACACCCAACCGTAAACATCACATCTCTCTCGTACCTTGCCGCCTAGCAATTCCCAGACCGGGACGCCGAGgaccttgcccttgatATCCCAAAGAGCGATGTCAACACCACTCATTGCAGACATAAGGACTTCGCCTCCTCGGTAGAATCGATGTCGGTAAAGGTAAGTGTAGATTTCCTCAATGTTCATAGCATCCCAGCCGATCAACCTGCACAACGTAAGTACTTATAGCTGTTACGAACAATAGCGGACCCACCTTCTAGCAATGTCTTTCATACTACCTTGTACGGCCTCAGTGTGA
Above is a genomic segment from Cryptococcus deuterogattii R265 chromosome 8, complete sequence containing:
- a CDS encoding galactonate dehydratase; the encoded protein is MSVNPPQPVNVTTDSSVKADREAVYLPPSELALKYNKGLQRPLAVQPHPSASQAGSTKIKKIETFYVRPRWLFVRVETEGGVVGWGEGTLEGHTEAVQGSMKDIARRLIGWDAMNIEEIYTYLYRHRFYRGGEVLMSAMSGVDIALWDIKGKVLGVPVWELLGGKVRERCDVYGWVGGDRPSDVAEQAKVRKEQGFRFVKMNATESIGWLDSPHALDDTVKRLAEVKAIGIDAGLDFHGRVHKGMAKQLAAGLEPHRPFFIEEPLLPGHVNELKDLYNKTNIPIALGERLFTRLDVRPYLEAGCIDLIQPDIAHAGGISETKKIAIMAEAYDVGLAPHCPLGPLAFAASLHVGFSTPNFVICEMSLKMHYNVGKDLLSYMLNPEVFDIENGSIGLLTAPGLGIELNEDMIRKEAAEAAELEPWINPLFRGEDGAMREW